One window of the Zea mays cultivar B73 chromosome 3, Zm-B73-REFERENCE-NAM-5.0, whole genome shotgun sequence genome contains the following:
- the LOC109944961 gene encoding AP2/ERF and B3 domain-containing protein Os01g0141000 → MGIESMSPTAAAPEDSSSAASTATTESAAAAQPPPAAAPPGGGAVGGGDAVAVSPAADEQAVTSQPSAVPQGSSRFKGVVPQPNGRWGAQIYERHARVWLGTFADEEAAARAYDVAALRYRGREAATNFPGAGASAPELAFLAAHSKAEIVDMLRKHTYADELRQGLRRGRSRAQPTPAWARVLLFDKAVTPSDVGKLNRLVVPKQHAEKHFPLKRAPPSVEAQAPTTAKGVLLNFEDGEGKVWRFRYSYWNSSQSYVLTKGWSRFVREKGLRAGDTIVFSHSTYGSEKQLFIDCKKTKTTTPATDGVPVPSPAPAEKPSEARVVRLFGVDIAGAGCHHQKRARPVEISFDHGPQAESFKKQCVAHHHRSPALGAFLL, encoded by the coding sequence ATGGGTATTGAGAGCATGAGCCCCACGGCGGCGGCGCCGGAGGACAGCTCTTCCGCCGCGTCCACGGCCACCACGgagtccgccgccgccgcgcagCCGCCGCCCGCTGCCGCACCACCAGGCGGCGGCGCGGTCGGCGGCGGAGACGCCGTCGCCGTCTCGCCGGCGGCGGACGAGCAGGCCGTCACGTCGCAGCCGTCGGCGGTGCCGCAGGGCTCCTCGCGCTTCAAGGGCGTGGTGCCGCAGCCCAACGGCCGCTGGGGCGCGCAGATCTACGAGCGCCACGCCCGGGTGTGGCTCGGCACGTTCGCCGACGAGGAGGCCGCGGCGCGCGCCTACGACGTGGCCGCGCTCCGCTACCGCGGCCGCGAGGCGGCGACCAACTTCCCGGGCGCCGGCGCGTCGGCGCCCGAGCTCGCCTTCCTGGCCGCCCACTCCAAGGCGGAGATCGTCGACATGCTGCGGAAGCACACCTACGCCGACGAGCTGCGCCAGGGCCTGCGGCGCGGCCGCAGCcgcgcgcagcccacgccggcctggGCGCGCGTGCTGCTGTTCGACAAGGCGGTCACGCCCAGCGACGTCGGCAAGCTCAACCGCCTCGTGGTCCCCAAGCAGCACGCCGAGAAGCACTTCCCGCTGAAGCGCGCGCCGCCGTCGGTGGAGGCGCAGGCGCCCACCACCGCCAAGGGCGTGCTCCTCAACTTCGAGGACGGGGAGGGCAAGGTGTGGCGGTTCCGCTACTCCTACTGGAACAGCAGCCAGAGCTACGTGCTCACCAAGGGCTGGAGCCGCTTCGTCAGGGAGAAGGGCCTCCGAGCCGGGGACACCATCGTCTTCTCCCACTCCACGTACGGCTCGGAGAAGCAGCTCTTCATCGACTGCAAGAAGACCAAGACGACGACGCCCGCCACCGACGGGGTACCGGTACCATCACCAGCACCAGCGGAGAAACCAAGCGAGGCCCGTGTAGTCAGGCTGTTCGGCGTCGACATCGCCGGAGCCgggtgccaccaccagaagcgcgCACGGCCGGTGGAGATTTCGTTCGACCATGGGCCGCAGGCGGAGTCGTTCAAGAAGCAATGCGTGGCTCATCATCACCGCTCTCCTGCCCTAGGTGCCTTCTTGTTATAG